The nucleotide window GACAAAACTGGCGTCGTCGTCGCAGTGCCGGAGCTTACGTTAAGAATCTCGGCTGATAATAATAAAGATTTTGACGATCAAATTGCTTTCCTTAATCTAAGGctttttgaagaagatgatgatgattctaATTCAATTACAGATGGTTATTTATCGGAACCTCCAACACCTAGAAGAATTGGTTGCTGTTTTTTATGTAAATGGATGAAATTGTTCTTTTTGTTCGTCTTTTTAGGAGGTCTTGCTCTTGTTATTTTCAAATGGCTTGGACCCTTTTTTATGGATAAGGTATATTAttcattttccctttttcttttattttttatcatatttttatgCTCAATTTGCATACCATTTATGAACTTTTTTATGCTCTTTGCATTATTTTGTGGGAATGAAATTAGGTGAAATCGATCTACTTTGATGCGCTTCATTTCCAAGTTTGCATCTTTAATAAGTTTGCTCAATTGAAGCTGTAGCTGGTTTtgtttttcctcttttcttttGTCGGTGTGATTTTTCTCCAATCAATATTAATGTCTATAAACTTGATCAGCTGATGTCTATGAATCGGAACTTTCTGGGttgtttgttattttattgaacAGAAAAAAGCCCAAGTATGAATTTCTCTAGCATCCAAACGTACGCCAACTTCTCCCTTCTCTTTGAGGTTGCCTCATTTGGAAATACTAGGAGTAAGTCATTACTATGAAACTAAAAGAGAGGCGGTTGTGATTGATAATGGAGAACAGGGAAATAGTATTGGCACGATGTGATTTTCACATTCAATGTATTATTGTTCATAATTTGTTTTCTCTACAAAGTGGAAGACAAGGAGTTGAATTTGATAGAAAATGATGGAAAGATAAGAAGTTTACTAGAAAAATGAGCTAAACGTGGTATTGAACAGAAGGAATAGGATTCTATTTGAGGGTTAAATTATCAAATAGCACTGTTTGAAGAACGTAGTTGTTTGTAATCAAATTGATGGATTGTAAGATTTTAAGCAAGTGAGTGTTGTGACTTACATTAGAGGATGATGGTGGAGACTGGAGACAGTAGTTTTTAAGATGAGAATACTTTTGTGGAGTGTTTAACATGGAATTTCAACATGTATACAAAGTTTGAAATTCTAATTGAAATTTTAGAACCGCACAATTTAACTATGGTTATACAATCTAATTTATGATTCTACACAATTCTATGAATTGCTTTGGGGAAAACGTTATATATACATTCAATTTTATCGTTATATATACATTCAATTTTATTATACTAACAAAGCTATTGATAGAAATATATGGTCAGTGATCCACAATTTTAATTGCTAAACAACTATTTTTCTCAGATACTagttgttttaaatttattataaggCCTTATCTAAAAtttagtgtcacatgattcgctaatcttctCGTGAATCACAAATCTAAAAAAGCGATTTATGGTTGAGTTTGCTCTACTTTTGggccattttgagcgaattgcaAATTTATACGGCAAATTAGCTAGCAAATATGTAACAACAATCAAGATTATATACATTCATAGGATCTTACAAGTCTAGGATTTATATGTTCGTAAAATCTTACAAATCTAGGATTCCTTTTGATTTTATTGCTTATGAAAAGTTACTTGGGGCTTAAGGGCCCAAGGCCAATGGGATAAGTTGATAACATTTAATGCTAGACAATACAATGAGCTGCAACAAAGTTTGCTTTCATGTGGCTTCCTACTATTTGTTTGAATAAGAATTCTTTGAATCTATTTAGTTTATTCTGTATACAGACCTGGTGATGAGAATGTTTTTGGTGACTATTTTACCAGCATATTGAGAATTGATGCAGAAATCATAGTGTTTCTCTTTATATTTTGAGTTCTTGCATCTGTGTTCGCacaacaaatttttattttttttttcttttgcaggGAATAATTCCTATTCTAAACTGGGAGAGATCTTCATTTAGTACCCCTCATTTGGCACTTCTAGTCTTTGTAACCGTATCATTGTTTCCTACCATTTTCTTACCTTCAACCCCCTCTATGTGGGTGGCAGGGATGACTTTTGGTTATGGATTTGGCTTCCTATTAATTATGCCTGCTGTAATCATCGGTGTTTCTTTACCTTACCTTGTTGGTTCCCTCTTTCACCACAAAATCCAAGTTAGTATTGGCTGCAACACTGGgtgtttctttcattttaattgTCCGAAAATTCGAGGCAATTCACGTGTCTTGTCGACGTACTAACTGTGTTTCATTCTTCGACAGTGTTGGATGGAAAGGTATCCGAAGAAAGCTTCTCTCATAAGATTAGCCGGCGGGGGAGGATGGCTTGATCAATTTCAAGCTGTGGCATTGATAAGAATTTCTCCGTTCCCCTACATCATATACAATTACTGTGCTTACGCAACAGGTGTCAGTTATGGGCCTTATATCTTGGGATCGGTGTTAGGCATGGTGCCTGATGTTTTGGTTGCAATCTATACGTAAGTTATTGCTTTGTTTGTCTCGTGGTATTTCTTTGTTTTGGTTATATTAGGCTTTTTTTCATTCAAAATACTTTATTGTgtgtttttctgattttaaggTATGTATAAATGTGAATTAGTTATTGCTTCATCTGCAGAAAATCTGTCTCAGTTTGCAGGACTTTTTTCTTTGATCACTTATAGAATTTTAAAGAGACCTATGGAATAAATTTTCCATTCTTTTTTCTTTGGTCCTAAAACCATCTTTCTGCAGATGATGGCTAGGGTGAGAAATATTAGATTACAGTTGATTTTCTCTGTAAATCTAATCATCATCATTGTCCATACTCAGTTGCTAATGACCCAACACCTTGGTATGAGTTAAGCATATTTGAGGTTAACCTCTTCTCGCATATGAAGATAGTGTGACAAGCTTCTTCTGTTAAAGTATAATAATGCAATGTTCGACTAATTTCCAGTCTGTTGTAGTTTCTTCAAGATTGAACTGCTCAGCTTCTAGTTTTCAGTGAAGCTCAATTAAGCGCTTACTATATTCTTGCAAAAATTGAATTATACGTTTCTTCCACTCTCAAATTGCGACTTTGCAacagaaaaaaattatttctatcTAACCACTCTCTCCTTATTATCACACAAATGTTAACATTAAAGTTACAAACTTACAATACATCACTCTCCTCAATACCACCCAAAATATCAACATGAAAATACAACCTCTTTTTTCTCATTACCACCCTACGAAGGATAAAAATACAACCAACTCCTAACAACCCATCCAACTCCCCTTAATAAAGTGAATTTGCTACATTCACATTCACAA belongs to Amaranthus tricolor cultivar Red isolate AtriRed21 chromosome 17, ASM2621246v1, whole genome shotgun sequence and includes:
- the LOC130804152 gene encoding Golgi apparatus membrane protein TVP38-like isoform X2, whose product is MTFVVGNEDKTGVVVAVPELTLRISADNNKDFDDQIAFLNLRLFEEDDDDSNSITDGYLSEPPTPRRIGCCFLCKWMKLFFLFVFLGGLALVIFKWLGPFFMDKGIIPILNWERSSFSTPHLALLVFVTVSLFPTIFLPSTPSMWVAGMTFGYGFGFLLIMPAVIIGVSLPYLVGSLFHHKIQCWMERYPKKASLIRLAGGGGWLDQFQAVALIRISPFPYIIYNYCAYATGVSYGPYILGSVLGMVPDVLVAIYTHVATYSFQDWSRLELRIEN
- the LOC130804152 gene encoding uncharacterized protein LOC130804152 isoform X1 → MTFVVGNEDKTGVVVAVPELTLRISADNNKDFDDQIAFLNLRLFEEDDDDSNSITDGYLSEPPTPRRIGCCFLCKWMKLFFLFVFLGGLALVIFKWLGPFFMDKGIIPILNWERSSFSTPHLALLVFVTVSLFPTIFLPSTPSMWVAGMTFGYGFGFLLIMPAVIIGVSLPYLVGSLFHHKIQCWMERYPKKASLIRLAGGGGWLDQFQAVALIRISPFPYIIYNYCAYATGVSYGPYILGSVLGMVPDVLVAIYTGILIKTLADASNEKHSLSAQQIVMNVVGFAATVATTIICTILAKKRLKTMPIEDEPLLQ